TGGTCGGCCCGTCGACGGCCTGCAGATTGCGCGGATCGTTGGCGAGATCGATGCGCTTGTCCGGCGGCAGCTGCTGGGCGCCGGACTGCCAGGCATCGCCGAGCGGCACCATGTGATCGATCTGCACGACGGTACTCTTCGGCCCGCGGGCGAAGGCGATGGTCTTGCCGGTGTAGGCGTCGTGCAGGGTGCCGGACTGGACCTGGCAGCCGGTGACCGGCTGGATGTCGGACAGATCCCGGCGCAGGATGTCGTCACGGGTGTCGCACTTGTTGTGGCCGCCGGGGGCGTCGTTGTCGTCGGTCCACGCCTGCCCGAACTGGTCGCGGCTGTAGCCGCTCATCGGCGCACTGCCCTTGATCACCAAGGTGGCCAGCATCTTCTGTGCGTCGGCGCCGCTCATCGGCCCGGGCTGACTCGGCCCGGCGGCGGGCGCCGGCGCGCTCACCGGTGTGGTGCTCGGCTTGCATCCGCTCAGCAGTGCGGCGACCGCCACAACACTCATGGACAGCTTGGTGACGGACCTCATCGAACATCCTTCGGCGTGCAGCAATTCGGCTCCCGGAGCGCCTTTTTCGCAGCGCACTCCGAACAGCTCCAATTGTGCATCACACCAGTGGGATTCGACCCATCGTTGCCCGATCCACCCCGGCCTCAGGCCGAACGCCGCCAGCCGGACTCCTCGAACACCCAGCGTTCGCCGGATCCGTCGAGCGCGAGATAGGTGGCGCCGACCGGTAATTCGACCACTTCACCGGCGATTTCGGCGCGGCGCAGCGAGTCCGCTGCCAGCCAGTAGGCGTGGTGCGCACCGTCGGACTCCCACTGCGCGGGTTCGATCGCGGCCGTGAAATGGTCGTCCCGCCGATACCCGTCGCCGCGGGCGCAGGTCCAGTGCAGTACCCGGCGGGTGGTGCCGGGAGCCCAGCCGCGCGGCGCCAGTTCGCGCTCATCGCCGCACACCGGGCACGGCCCCACCGGCCGCGGCGCGTACCGGAACAACAGCCAGTGCAGATCGATGACACTGTGCTCGGTGTCGGCGGCGGTGTCCGCGCCACCGGGACACAGGCAGTCCGGGCAGCGCAGATCCCGCAGACCGCTGCCGGTGCCCGGCCAGCCGCTGGGCCACTGCGCTCCGCAACGCCCGCAACCGTATTGGTGCCGGCCCGGCCCGGTCACATCGAATGCCGAACGGAAATCCGGCCTTTCGCGCAACGGCCCGAGATAGCCGGGATACCGGCCGAGCCGCCGCGGCCACTGCCCGCGGCCCTCCGCCGGCCACAGCAGGCCGATGCACCGCATCGCCTCGCCCGCGTCCCAGACCGCACCCGCCCGCGGCGCCACACTCTCCTCGTTCAGCCGATCGGCGAGATCGGCCGGATCACCGGATGTTTCGGCGTCGAGCGCGGCCAGCCGCCGGGCCGCCGC
This DNA window, taken from Nocardia sp. BMG111209, encodes the following:
- a CDS encoding HNH endonuclease family protein; the encoded protein is MRSVTKLSMSVVAVAALLSGCKPSTTPVSAPAPAAGPSQPGPMSGADAQKMLATLVIKGSAPMSGYSRDQFGQAWTDDNDAPGGHNKCDTRDDILRRDLSDIQPVTGCQVQSGTLHDAYTGKTIAFARGPKSTVVQIDHMVPLGDAWQSGAQQLPPDKRIDLANDPRNLQAVDGPTNESKGDSDAATWLPPQAGYRCTYVERQIQVKSIYGLWVTQAEHDAMAGVLQGC